One genomic window of Mogibacterium diversum includes the following:
- a CDS encoding Ldh family oxidoreductase: MDKETRPYIAWDVVQDFMVKAFTELGVPEADAEICAEVLMESDRRGIESHGVNRFKPIYVDRINKGILNPVTEVDIIRESPTTAVLDANDGMGMVASKMAMDMAIEKAKKYGTACVAVRNSSHYGIAGYWTSMATDEGMIGITGTNARPSIAPTFGVENMLGTNPLTIGIPTDEGYPFLIDCATSITQRGKLEFYERIGKDTPAGMVIGRDGSALTDTSYILKALNNREAALAPLGGIGEELGGYKGYSYATAVELLSAALSGGMFLKNLTCIGENGELRPYHLGHFFIVIDPEAMIGREVCEKTAGDILRALRASQKAPGHDRIYTAGEKEWDIKEFRKDKGVPMGEDVQREFIEVRDSLGMDFKFPFE; the protein is encoded by the coding sequence ATGGATAAAGAAACTCGTCCGTATATAGCTTGGGATGTTGTGCAGGATTTTATGGTAAAGGCATTCACAGAACTCGGAGTTCCTGAGGCTGATGCCGAGATCTGTGCTGAAGTTCTAATGGAGAGCGATAGGAGAGGTATCGAAAGTCATGGAGTAAATAGATTCAAGCCTATTTACGTTGACCGCATCAACAAAGGTATCCTTAATCCAGTTACAGAGGTGGATATTATCAGGGAATCTCCTACGACCGCAGTGCTCGATGCTAACGATGGCATGGGAATGGTTGCTAGTAAGATGGCTATGGATATGGCTATCGAGAAGGCGAAGAAGTACGGAACTGCCTGCGTTGCCGTTCGTAACTCATCGCACTACGGTATCGCGGGATACTGGACTTCTATGGCGACTGATGAAGGCATGATAGGGATCACAGGAACTAATGCAAGACCGTCAATCGCACCGACATTCGGGGTGGAAAATATGCTTGGAACAAATCCGCTTACGATTGGAATTCCTACGGATGAAGGATATCCATTCTTAATTGACTGTGCGACATCTATAACACAGAGAGGAAAGCTAGAGTTTTACGAGCGCATCGGCAAGGATACTCCGGCAGGAATGGTTATCGGAAGAGACGGTTCAGCGCTGACTGATACATCTTACATCTTGAAAGCACTGAATAATAGGGAAGCTGCGCTAGCTCCACTCGGCGGAATAGGAGAGGAGCTTGGCGGATATAAAGGTTACAGTTATGCGACAGCCGTTGAACTGCTATCGGCAGCTCTTTCTGGAGGTATGTTCCTCAAGAACTTGACGTGTATAGGCGAGAACGGAGAACTAAGACCTTATCACCTCGGACATTTCTTCATCGTAATTGATCCTGAAGCGATGATTGGCAGAGAGGTGTGCGAGAAGACTGCGGGCGATATACTTAGAGCTCTTAGAGCGTCTCAGAAAGCGCCTGGTCATGACAGAATATACACTGCTGGAGAGAAGGAGTGGGATATAAAAGAATTCCGCAAAGACAAAGGCGTTCCAATGGGAGAGGATGTACAGCGTGAGTTTATCGAGGTGCGTGACTCGCTCGGCATGGATTTCAAATTCCCATTTGAATAG
- the hydE gene encoding [FeFe] hydrogenase H-cluster radical SAM maturase HydE, with protein sequence MTEVMRLARKLVEDGLLEHNEYVELLADRDDEVREYLRSTAQGIAVSNYGHDIFLRGLIEYSNTCKNDCYYCGIRRSNDNVERYRLSLEEILSCCEIGYQIGLRTFVLQGGEDPYFTDDMMCEIISSIKSHYPDCALTLSIGEKGRESYERYFAAGADRYLLRHETADIDHYRRLHPESLSLENRMRCLEVLKDIGFQIGAGFMVGSPGQTYDTMASDFEYLKKLNPHMIGIGPFIHHKDTPFRNEADGTLELTLYCLSMLRIMFPKALLPATTALGTIDKTGREKGVLAGANVIMPSLSPDNARSKYLLYEGKVGVKDKAAEGRQLLDERLAEIGYRTVTTRGDYKGWDRT encoded by the coding sequence ATGACTGAAGTTATGCGACTAGCACGCAAGCTTGTTGAAGACGGGCTTTTGGAACATAACGAATATGTGGAGCTACTTGCAGATAGAGATGATGAGGTTCGTGAGTATCTACGCAGTACAGCACAGGGCATCGCAGTTAGTAACTATGGTCACGATATATTTTTGCGAGGACTCATAGAGTATTCCAACACGTGCAAAAATGACTGCTATTACTGCGGTATTAGACGGAGTAATGATAACGTTGAGAGATATAGGCTTAGTCTTGAAGAAATCCTAAGCTGCTGTGAGATAGGATATCAGATAGGGCTTAGAACATTCGTGCTACAAGGTGGAGAGGATCCATATTTTACGGATGATATGATGTGTGAAATTATCTCTTCGATTAAGTCGCACTATCCCGACTGTGCGTTAACTCTTTCGATTGGAGAAAAGGGACGCGAGAGCTACGAGCGATATTTTGCGGCCGGTGCAGATAGATATCTGCTGAGGCATGAAACTGCTGATATTGATCATTATAGGCGCCTTCATCCAGAGTCACTTTCGCTAGAGAATCGCATGAGATGTCTCGAAGTACTGAAGGATATTGGGTTTCAAATCGGAGCTGGCTTCATGGTTGGTTCACCGGGTCAGACCTATGATACGATGGCAAGCGACTTTGAGTATTTAAAGAAGCTGAATCCTCATATGATAGGAATCGGACCATTTATACACCATAAGGATACACCGTTTAGGAACGAAGCTGACGGAACACTTGAACTGACGCTTTATTGCCTTAGTATGCTGAGGATAATGTTCCCTAAAGCGTTACTGCCGGCGACAACAGCGCTTGGTACAATCGACAAAACGGGTCGTGAAAAGGGCGTGCTTGCGGGTGCGAATGTTATAATGCCGAGTCTTTCACCGGATAATGCCAGGAGTAAATACCTTCTGTATGAGGGCAAGGTGGGGGTCAAGGACAAAGCAGCAGAAGGCCGTCAGTTGCTCGATGAGAGATTAGCGGAGATCGGGTACAGGACGGTGACAACGCGTGGAGACTACAAAGGTTGGGATAGAACGTAA
- a CDS encoding MarR family winged helix-turn-helix transcriptional regulator, with translation MDKYDSLKLENQLCFPLYACSKEITRRYKPFLSKLDLTYTQYITMMVLWETRELSVKELGDKLFLDSGTLTPLLKKLESKGYLTRNRSVKDERNLIIKITDKGMALREEALAVPQEIRSCISLTDDEAAALFKLLHNFMNTIEQ, from the coding sequence ATGGACAAGTACGATAGCCTAAAGCTAGAAAATCAACTATGCTTTCCGCTGTACGCATGCTCTAAGGAGATAACTCGCAGATATAAGCCATTTCTGAGCAAGCTGGATCTCACATATACACAGTACATCACTATGATGGTACTATGGGAGACTCGCGAGCTGAGTGTTAAGGAACTCGGAGATAAACTTTTCCTTGATTCCGGCACTCTAACTCCACTTCTCAAGAAGCTTGAATCTAAGGGTTATCTAACTAGAAATCGTTCGGTAAAGGATGAACGCAATCTAATCATCAAGATTACGGACAAGGGTATGGCTCTCCGTGAGGAAGCGCTTGCCGTACCACAGGAGATTCGTTCATGTATTAGTCTTACTGACGACGAAGCTGCAGCACTGTTCAAACTACTTCATAATTTCATGAATACAATCGAGCAGTAA
- a CDS encoding patatin-like phospholipase family protein produces the protein MRGVIDVGGGTRDIFGAGVFDYFLEHGITFDKCYGVSAGCANISSFLAGQQHRNYEFYTEYSMRKQYMSFDNFFKTGSYVDLDYVSDELSNSSGEYPLDYEKLKANPADFTLVAAEANTGKTKYFTKDDLSLNNYDPINASSSVPVVNKPYEIDGVEYFDGGLADPIPYQKALDDGCDELVIILTRPKDGYRVDTNDKRMAQILARQYPKAAELLEHRAETYNAQLDAIKKLEEEGVAKIIAPESIGKLKTLTRDVDMLKSLYRKGLVAAKNADIK, from the coding sequence ATGAGAGGCGTTATAGATGTTGGTGGCGGTACACGCGATATATTTGGAGCAGGAGTGTTCGATTATTTTTTAGAGCACGGAATAACTTTTGATAAGTGCTATGGTGTATCGGCAGGCTGTGCGAATATATCTTCCTTCCTTGCTGGGCAGCAGCATAGGAATTATGAGTTTTATACGGAGTATTCGATGCGTAAGCAATATATGAGCTTTGATAATTTCTTCAAGACGGGTTCATATGTGGATCTCGATTACGTTTCGGATGAACTTTCAAACAGTAGCGGTGAGTATCCGCTTGACTACGAGAAGCTGAAGGCTAATCCTGCAGACTTTACATTAGTGGCTGCAGAAGCAAACACAGGTAAGACTAAGTACTTTACGAAAGATGATCTGAGTTTGAATAACTATGATCCGATAAATGCTTCTAGCTCGGTGCCTGTTGTCAATAAACCGTATGAAATAGATGGAGTTGAATATTTTGATGGAGGGCTTGCGGACCCTATTCCTTACCAGAAGGCATTAGACGATGGATGCGATGAGCTTGTGATAATACTCACTAGACCTAAGGATGGATATCGAGTGGATACTAATGACAAGCGGATGGCACAGATACTTGCCAGGCAATATCCTAAGGCGGCGGAGCTTCTCGAGCATAGAGCTGAAACCTACAATGCTCAGCTAGATGCTATCAAAAAGCTTGAGGAAGAAGGCGTCGCAAAAATCATTGCACCTGAGAGCATTGGGAAACTCAAGACTCTGACTAGAGATGTGGATATGCTTAAGTCGCTGTATAGAAAAGGCCTTGTTGCGGCAAAAAATGCTGACATAAAGTAG
- a CDS encoding histidine phosphatase family protein, translating into MRLYILRHGQTDLNSEKRFQGHMQTELNDVGIAQSEKVGELLRERGIKFDKIYCSPLERAIKTAEIATSETRDKFIIDDDLTEIDFGINEGRKYEELQGSKNNIFLSPGNYMPPEGGESLETLKFRVKRFLERVRDENDEGNILAVSHGTAIHMMLLYMRGMEFSDLWTEHVGNCNVTVVDIEGWELKIRDDLQIETDKYVK; encoded by the coding sequence ATGAGGCTATATATTCTTAGGCATGGGCAGACCGACCTAAATAGCGAGAAGCGCTTTCAAGGTCACATGCAAACAGAATTGAACGATGTTGGGATTGCTCAGTCAGAGAAGGTTGGAGAGCTGCTACGCGAACGTGGCATTAAGTTCGACAAGATTTATTGTAGCCCTCTAGAGAGAGCAATCAAAACAGCAGAAATCGCTACCTCGGAGACAAGAGACAAGTTTATAATAGACGATGATCTTACGGAAATCGACTTCGGGATAAATGAAGGACGAAAGTATGAAGAACTTCAGGGTAGTAAGAACAATATATTTTTGTCTCCAGGCAATTACATGCCCCCAGAAGGTGGCGAGTCACTAGAGACTCTTAAATTCAGGGTAAAGAGGTTCCTTGAGAGGGTGCGAGATGAGAACGATGAAGGAAATATACTGGCGGTATCTCACGGAACGGCAATTCACATGATGCTCCTATATATGAGAGGCATGGAATTCAGCGATTTATGGACGGAACACGTCGGAAACTGCAATGTAACTGTAGTCGATATCGAAGGTTGGGAACTTAAAATTAGGGATGACCTTCAGATCGAAACTGATAAATATGTAAAATAG
- a CDS encoding SulP family inorganic anion transporter yields the protein MSLKGYDLHFLKKDIPAGIIVALVSIPISIGYALVAGLPPIYGLYGSLLPILVYGLITSSPRFVFGVDAAPAALVGGMLYSMGIAYQSQDAVRIIPVITLFTAAWILIARLVGLGRLVKFISSPVMGGFITGICCTIILMQIPKLYGGDAGRGELHELLIHIYKTASVGVHIPSLVLGLGTIIIILGSKKFIPAVPMSAVMMFAGAGLNYAMDLGQYGVKMLPEVKAGLPPLAIPDISLVHGNVRTMMLQTLIIAIVIIAETLLATNNFALKYDDKIDNNREILAYAMSNLAGGLVGCCPVNGSVSRSNIADQFGVKSQVMSISAAATMMIILIFGTGFIHMLPVPVLTAIVISALISSTEFDLAAKLRKVDRTEWKIFYVVMFTVLIFGTIYGVLIGIILSFVTVIIRASNPPRSRLGYIPEKDQFYPVDRTTGTREIKGVLIYRFGGALFFANANTIKDEIDDLVTDDMKAVIIDASGITSIDVTAVERLMILYTKYKERGIKLFLTEHSGNLNDQLRAFGAEQMFKDYAIVPHIYQALKSVGINKPYELGDCEGDVCYISINGSAGSSQIAEFEWAYGDQAEARMEEVANSLADKLISLERVDEDMIREAERNALGSNWSEIDEEKFLDFLEFQLAHLLELGKIDLEKFQRVREKILLYHAKLDMQINDRNSEELDEIIRTRIVREEQFRSRFPDAYNAFAEERARHREILKTDYPEIWERIMKIRREGEDKDKLRDKIHDKHLFPGLDEIEHIVDGVKDYFHRKK from the coding sequence ATGTCGCTAAAAGGGTATGATTTGCATTTTTTAAAAAAAGATATTCCTGCCGGAATCATCGTTGCGCTAGTGTCCATTCCGATTTCCATCGGGTATGCATTAGTTGCAGGGCTTCCGCCAATTTATGGTCTATATGGATCACTGCTCCCTATATTGGTGTACGGATTGATAACGAGTTCACCGAGATTCGTTTTCGGGGTTGATGCTGCCCCAGCTGCACTTGTTGGAGGCATGCTATATTCGATGGGCATTGCATATCAATCGCAAGATGCGGTGAGGATAATACCTGTAATAACACTATTTACTGCTGCCTGGATACTGATAGCACGCTTAGTTGGACTCGGTAGGCTGGTCAAATTCATCTCATCGCCAGTAATGGGAGGCTTCATAACGGGTATCTGCTGCACGATTATATTGATGCAAATTCCTAAACTATATGGCGGGGATGCAGGGCGTGGAGAACTCCACGAGCTCTTAATTCATATCTATAAAACAGCAAGTGTAGGAGTCCATATTCCGTCACTTGTGCTTGGGCTCGGTACGATCATCATAATCTTGGGATCTAAGAAATTTATCCCAGCTGTACCAATGAGTGCAGTTATGATGTTCGCTGGGGCGGGGCTGAACTATGCTATGGACCTTGGACAGTACGGAGTTAAAATGCTTCCGGAGGTGAAGGCAGGGCTGCCGCCTCTGGCTATCCCTGACATTTCGCTGGTTCATGGGAATGTTAGAACTATGATGCTTCAAACGCTTATCATAGCAATCGTAATCATCGCTGAGACTCTTCTTGCAACCAATAACTTCGCACTTAAGTATGATGATAAAATCGATAATAACAGGGAGATTCTCGCCTACGCGATGAGTAATCTAGCAGGTGGTCTCGTTGGCTGCTGCCCTGTAAATGGAAGTGTTTCGAGGAGCAACATAGCTGATCAGTTCGGCGTGAAGTCACAGGTGATGTCGATATCTGCGGCAGCTACGATGATGATAATTCTGATCTTTGGTACAGGTTTTATACACATGCTTCCAGTACCGGTTCTGACTGCAATAGTGATTTCTGCACTCATCAGCAGCACTGAATTTGATCTCGCCGCTAAGCTGCGCAAGGTTGACAGAACTGAATGGAAGATATTCTATGTGGTGATGTTCACAGTCTTAATTTTTGGAACGATATATGGCGTGCTTATAGGAATTATCCTCTCCTTTGTGACAGTAATCATCAGAGCATCCAATCCCCCTAGAAGTAGACTCGGGTATATTCCTGAGAAAGATCAGTTCTATCCTGTCGACAGGACTACGGGTACTCGTGAGATTAAAGGGGTGCTTATATACAGATTCGGAGGAGCGTTGTTCTTTGCCAATGCGAATACGATCAAGGACGAGATTGATGATTTGGTAACCGACGACATGAAGGCCGTAATTATTGATGCAAGTGGCATCACGAGCATCGATGTCACAGCTGTAGAGCGGTTGATGATTTTATATACAAAATATAAAGAGCGTGGCATAAAGCTCTTTCTTACCGAGCACTCTGGAAATTTAAATGATCAACTGCGTGCTTTCGGAGCGGAGCAGATGTTCAAAGACTACGCTATAGTCCCACACATTTATCAGGCACTAAAGTCGGTGGGTATAAATAAGCCATATGAACTAGGTGATTGCGAGGGCGATGTCTGCTATATATCCATCAATGGCTCGGCTGGAAGCTCTCAGATTGCTGAGTTTGAATGGGCATATGGTGATCAAGCAGAAGCTAGGATGGAAGAGGTTGCTAATTCGCTCGCAGATAAACTTATTAGTCTTGAAAGAGTAGATGAGGATATGATTCGCGAGGCTGAGCGAAATGCGCTTGGCAGTAACTGGAGTGAGATTGACGAGGAGAAGTTCCTAGATTTCCTAGAATTCCAACTTGCACATCTTCTCGAACTCGGCAAGATAGATCTCGAAAAATTTCAACGAGTACGAGAAAAGATTCTGCTATATCACGCAAAGCTCGACATGCAGATTAACGATAGAAATTCCGAGGAACTCGATGAAATCATCAGGACGAGAATTGTCCGTGAAGAACAGTTTAGAAGTAGATTCCCTGATGCATATAATGCTTTTGCAGAAGAGAGAGCTAGGCACAGAGAAATCCTGAAGACTGATTATCCTGAAATCTGGGAGAGAATCATGAAGATTCGCCGAGAGGGAGAAGATAAGGACAAACTCCGAGATAAGATTCATGATAAGCATTTATTCCCAGGACTTGATGAGATTGAACATATAGTAGATGGTGTAAAAGATTATTTTCATAGAAAGAAATAA
- a CDS encoding aldo/keto reductase, with protein MNRNRLGLSGIEVSAVGMGTLTMGFSQKNLSTDEGARIIVHAVKSGINFLDTAQYYDTYRYLRPALDTIKSDENLDMPVVCSKTLESDYESASAAVDECLSELNLEKIDIFLLHEVRGVVDLHERSEAWRALRDKKASGLIRAIGISTHHVDACRAAANLDSCDVIFPLINKAGMGIRDGEGPGTRDDMAEAIKLCSNHGVGVFTMKAFGGGNIIEDYVECLDYVTSLEGVDAVMIGMGSLDEVDTAVSYFEGNLGSDYRPDISKKRMMVDQSDCEGCGACKARCVSQAISWNDSGLAEISVEKCVRCGYCAPVCPVRAIVFL; from the coding sequence ATGAATAGAAATAGATTAGGATTATCGGGTATAGAGGTTTCAGCTGTAGGTATGGGAACGCTTACGATGGGTTTCTCGCAAAAGAATCTTTCCACCGACGAAGGTGCTCGCATCATCGTGCATGCGGTAAAGAGCGGTATTAACTTTCTTGATACTGCGCAGTATTATGACACCTATAGATATCTTAGACCTGCGCTAGATACAATTAAATCAGATGAAAACTTAGATATGCCGGTTGTCTGTAGCAAGACTCTCGAATCTGACTACGAGAGTGCATCAGCTGCAGTCGATGAATGCCTTTCTGAACTTAATCTCGAGAAGATAGATATTTTTCTACTTCACGAAGTTCGAGGAGTTGTCGACCTTCATGAGAGAAGCGAGGCTTGGAGGGCGCTTAGGGACAAAAAAGCCTCCGGCTTAATTAGGGCAATCGGAATATCGACGCATCATGTTGATGCATGCCGTGCAGCGGCGAACTTAGACTCGTGTGATGTGATATTCCCACTGATAAACAAAGCTGGCATGGGAATCAGAGACGGAGAGGGCCCTGGTACACGAGATGATATGGCTGAAGCGATAAAGCTCTGTTCAAATCATGGCGTTGGAGTATTCACCATGAAGGCTTTCGGCGGAGGAAATATCATTGAGGATTATGTAGAATGTCTTGATTACGTAACTTCACTCGAGGGTGTGGATGCTGTGATGATTGGCATGGGAAGTCTGGATGAAGTCGACACTGCAGTTAGTTACTTTGAAGGAAATCTCGGCAGCGATTACAGACCCGATATCAGCAAGAAACGCATGATGGTCGACCAGAGTGACTGCGAAGGCTGTGGAGCATGTAAGGCCCGCTGCGTCAGTCAAGCTATATCCTGGAATGATAGTGGCCTAGCAGAAATCAGCGTTGAAAAGTGCGTGCGATGTGGCTACTGCGCACCCGTTTGCCCTGTCAGAGCTATTGTTTTTTTATAG
- a CDS encoding nitroreductase family protein, translating into MEYLRYYDEIVSRRQSCRDFADTVVDAASVEEIKAYNEVVPKLLPEISTELHFFGGDVADFLGSSVGYNGFTVKAPNYLALYSEEAPHYLENAGFIAQGLTLKLTQLGFDACWLTVNDAEAAKGALGIDTDKTLAVFIAFGHGNKAKKDVRLDIKSPSNVTMVSCEKKVAPKISMQDLLSYKVYGEPVNMELLYTELEDALLSIAVAQSFFNRQPYRVIVDDDIVSLIGLDDELTTTEDQLLNYGIAMFNFYAVLDSTRAGVKMWSFDEAGRDLKLPENAHYIAKIRI; encoded by the coding sequence ATGGAATACCTAAGATATTATGATGAGATCGTTTCTCGCCGCCAGTCGTGCCGCGATTTCGCAGATACAGTAGTTGATGCTGCTTCAGTTGAGGAAATTAAAGCTTATAACGAAGTAGTGCCAAAGCTACTTCCTGAGATTTCTACCGAGCTTCATTTCTTCGGTGGCGATGTGGCGGATTTCCTTGGAAGCAGCGTAGGATATAACGGCTTTACTGTAAAGGCACCTAACTACTTAGCGCTTTACTCAGAGGAAGCACCTCATTATCTAGAGAATGCAGGATTTATCGCACAGGGTCTAACACTTAAGCTCACACAGCTTGGATTCGATGCTTGCTGGCTAACTGTAAACGATGCAGAAGCAGCTAAGGGCGCACTCGGCATTGATACTGATAAAACTCTTGCAGTATTTATCGCATTTGGACACGGAAACAAGGCTAAAAAGGACGTTCGTCTCGATATCAAGAGCCCATCCAACGTTACGATGGTTTCTTGCGAGAAGAAGGTTGCACCTAAGATTAGCATGCAGGACCTTCTATCTTACAAGGTATATGGAGAGCCAGTTAACATGGAGCTTCTGTACACTGAGCTTGAAGATGCACTTTTATCAATCGCTGTTGCACAGTCATTCTTCAATCGTCAGCCATACAGAGTAATCGTTGATGATGATATCGTATCGCTAATTGGTCTAGACGACGAGCTCACAACTACTGAAGACCAGCTTCTCAACTACGGAATTGCAATGTTCAATTTCTATGCAGTTCTTGATTCAACTAGAGCTGGTGTAAAGATGTGGAGTTTCGACGAGGCAGGTAGAGATCTAAAGCTTCCTGAAAACGCTCATTACATCGCTAAGATTAGAATTTAA
- a CDS encoding NUDIX hydrolase, translating into MNKARLSTLCYIENDDKYLMLHRIIKANDINHNKWIGVGGHFEDRESPDDCLLREVREETGYTLTDYKFRGIVTFIYGSGEKEMVEYMHLFTATGFVGEEVPCDEGVLEWVPKDKLLDLELWEGDKIFLRLLSERDDFFSLKLVYDESDELIEALLDGKAI; encoded by the coding sequence ATGAACAAAGCTAGACTTAGCACGCTGTGTTATATTGAAAATGATGATAAGTATCTTATGCTACATCGCATCATCAAGGCAAATGATATAAACCATAATAAATGGATTGGTGTCGGAGGTCATTTCGAAGATAGAGAGAGTCCCGATGACTGTCTACTTCGTGAAGTACGTGAAGAGACGGGGTACACGCTTACAGACTACAAGTTTCGAGGCATAGTTACCTTTATCTACGGAAGCGGTGAAAAAGAGATGGTCGAGTACATGCATCTCTTTACGGCGACTGGATTTGTAGGAGAGGAAGTGCCGTGTGATGAAGGCGTCCTCGAGTGGGTGCCAAAGGATAAGTTGCTAGACCTCGAGCTGTGGGAAGGAGATAAGATATTTCTTAGACTTCTAAGTGAGCGAGATGATTTCTTTTCGCTTAAGCTCGTATATGACGAGAGCGACGAACTGATAGAAGCTTTGCTCGATGGAAAGGCGATATAA
- a CDS encoding ABC transporter ATP-binding protein — protein MAGNTNKKPAPVKRGHGPGVGAPSEKPKNFSKSMKQIVSYSGNYKYAFVVVILFAISGTVFQVIGPKVMGRATTVLAEGLMYKIKGTGNIDFTTIGKILVLTASLYALSAVLTFVQGWIMTGITQKIVYNLRRDISEKINRMPMKYFESHQYGDVLSRITNDVDTLGTGLNQSVTTIITSVATVIGVLVMMLTISPLMTLISFVTIPVSIFLLGLIIKASQKHFKMQQEYLGNINGQIEESFAGQLVIKAFNREKSVEKTFNDTNEILYESAWKSQFISGIMQPVMMFVGNLGYAGVAISGAILAIKNVIGIGDIQAFIQYVRNLTQPLSQVAQVMNQVQSMGAAGERVFEFLAEEEEPRDPDDAISTLNVEGVVEFEHVKFGYDSDQIIINDFSASVKPGQKIAIVGPTGAGKTTIVKLLMRFYDVNGGSIKIDGNDIRTMSRHGLRNNIAMVLQDTWLYSDTIMENIRYGNQDASDEEVIAAAKAARADRFIKTLPGGYNMVLNEDATNISEGQKQLLTIARAILADRKLLILDEATSSVDTRTEVRIQEAMDQLMKGRTTFVIAHRLSTIRNADLILVMDHGDIIEQGTHDELLLEGGAYADLYNSQFDEVEAS, from the coding sequence ATGGCAGGAAATACGAATAAGAAACCAGCTCCAGTTAAGCGAGGTCATGGTCCAGGAGTAGGAGCACCTTCTGAGAAACCAAAGAATTTCAGCAAGTCTATGAAGCAGATAGTTAGTTATAGTGGAAATTATAAATATGCATTCGTAGTAGTTATATTGTTTGCAATTTCAGGTACAGTGTTTCAGGTAATCGGACCTAAGGTGATGGGACGGGCGACCACAGTACTTGCAGAAGGTCTGATGTATAAAATCAAAGGGACAGGCAACATTGATTTTACTACGATTGGTAAGATCTTGGTCTTAACTGCTTCCTTATACGCACTTAGTGCGGTGCTGACCTTTGTGCAGGGGTGGATAATGACCGGGATCACTCAGAAAATCGTATATAACTTACGGCGAGATATATCTGAAAAGATTAACCGCATGCCGATGAAGTATTTTGAGAGTCACCAGTACGGTGATGTGCTGTCGAGGATTACGAACGATGTAGACACCTTGGGGACGGGGCTAAACCAGAGTGTAACCACGATTATTACATCCGTGGCAACTGTTATAGGGGTGCTAGTAATGATGCTGACCATATCGCCACTTATGACATTGATATCATTTGTTACGATTCCAGTGTCTATTTTTCTGCTCGGTTTAATAATCAAGGCGTCGCAGAAACACTTCAAAATGCAGCAGGAGTACCTCGGCAATATAAACGGACAGATAGAAGAAAGTTTTGCAGGGCAGCTCGTGATAAAAGCTTTTAACAGAGAGAAATCAGTGGAGAAGACATTTAATGATACAAATGAGATTCTCTACGAGTCAGCCTGGAAGTCTCAGTTCATATCGGGCATAATGCAGCCTGTTATGATGTTTGTCGGAAATCTCGGATATGCGGGGGTAGCTATTTCAGGAGCCATACTGGCAATCAAGAATGTGATTGGAATCGGAGATATACAGGCGTTTATACAATATGTTCGTAATCTTACGCAGCCACTTTCACAGGTTGCTCAGGTTATGAATCAGGTACAGTCGATGGGAGCGGCAGGAGAGCGCGTATTTGAATTTTTAGCAGAGGAAGAGGAACCTAGGGATCCTGATGATGCCATTAGTACCCTCAATGTAGAAGGGGTTGTCGAATTCGAGCATGTGAAATTTGGTTATGATTCAGACCAGATTATCATAAACGACTTTAGTGCTAGTGTTAAACCGGGACAGAAAATCGCTATCGTCGGACCGACAGGTGCGGGTAAAACCACAATAGTGAAGCTATTGATGCGCTTCTACGATGTAAATGGTGGGTCGATAAAAATTGACGGTAATGATATTCGTACGATGAGCCGTCATGGTCTGAGGAATAATATCGCTATGGTTCTTCAGGACACTTGGCTGTACTCAGATACTATTATGGAGAATATCAGATATGGGAATCAGGATGCGAGCGATGAAGAGGTTATAGCTGCTGCTAAGGCGGCAAGGGCAGATCGATTCATCAAGACTCTCCCTGGCGGATACAATATGGTTTTAAACGAAGATGCAACCAACATATCAGAAGGACAGAAGCAGCTTCTAACCATCGCGAGAGCGATTCTTGCAGACCGTAAGCTTCTGATTCTTGATGAGGCCACATCTTCGGTTGATACAAGAACAGAGGTTAGGATTCAGGAAGCCATGGATCAGCTTATGAAGGGACGTACAACTTTTGTCATAGCACACCGATTATCGACCATCAGAAATGCTGACCTCATACTCGTGATGGACCACGGTGATATAATAGAGCAAGGAACGCATGATGAACTTCTCTTAGAAGGCGGAGCATATGCTGATCTGTATAACTCACAATTTGACGAAGTGGAGGCATCTTAA